The genomic stretch CAAGCCGCTGGGCATAACAGGCGAGGTCGCAGAGTACGAAGCTGCTACTAGACTCGGCCTGTTACTACATCCTGCAAGGCAGGCGGGTTACGACGCTACAGAGGCGCTGGAAGATGGCGTCGCGAGAATCCAGATAAAGGGCCGCTGCATCCTCAACCCACGAAAGATTACGGGCCGAATGGGGGCAATTGATCTACGACAACCCTTCGATACTGTGCTCTTGGTGCTGCTTGATTCTGAGTTCAACGCATTTGCAATGTACGAAGCGAGTCGTGCCAAGGTAGAGTCAGCACTGACCCTGCCTGGCTCGAAAGCCAGAAATGAACGGGGAGCGCTGGCGATTAGGCAATTCATGTCGATAGCTACCTTGCGCTGGGCTCGCCATGAGGCCAGCGAATCAGAGAATCTACTTCCCTCCTAGAATCGAGCGCTAGTGGTATGTTGCTCTGAGATACATATTTAATGTCCCCAATAAGGCACATTAACCATCATTTTTAGGCTTAATGGCCCTATTTGGGGACATTAAACTGAGCAAAGGAATGCGGACAATGATGGCTATAGCCCCCTACCTCACCCGACTATCTTCTGATTTGGAAGCAAGCCCCTAATGGTTCCTGGCATAGCTTCTAAATATCCGCGTAGTAATACTGCGTATGCGTCCGGGCATCCCGCCTTGCGCAACTAAACCGGTTGCCATCTATGCGGCAGCAGCTCCGCAATCTCACTCGCCCGCTGCGTCGGCAGGCGCGTGAGGACGTCCTTCAAATAAGCATACGGATCATGCCCATTGAGCCGCGCCGACTGGATCAAGCTCATGATCGCCGCAGCCCGTTTGCCGCTGCGCAGTGAACCTGCAAAGAGCCAGTTCTTGCGACCCAACGCCCATGGCCGGATCTGGTTCTCGCACCAGTTATTGTCGATGGGTACGGCCCCGTCATCGAGATAGCGCGACAGCGCCGTCCAGCGTTTCAGGCTGTAATCCAGTGCTTTGCTGATAGCCGAGCCATCGTGCACAAGTAGGCGCTGGGCGATCATCCAGGCATGCAGTGCACCCATCACCGGCACAGCTTTTTCCTGCCGTATTCGGTGGCGAAAATCCGGTTCAAGGTCGCGGATCTCACTTTCGATTTCGTAAAGTAACTGGATGTAGCGCAAGGCCTGCTCGGCGAGCTGGCTCTTGTTGGTGGCGTGTAGCTCGAAGAACTTGCGTCTTGCATGGGCCATGCAACCGATTTCGGTTACGCCGAGTTCAAAGCTGGCCTTGTAGCCACCGAAATCATCACAGACCAGCTTGCCCTTCCAGTCTTGCAGAAAGTTACGAGCATGCTCACCGGCGCGGCTGGGGCTGAAGTCGTAGACGACAGCCGCTGTTTCGCAGAGTTGGCTGGTGGCGTAGGCCCAGACATAGGAACGATGAGTTTTTTTCGAGCCCGGCATTAGCATCTGCACGGGTGTTTCATCGGCGTGAATGACCTGCTGCCCGAGCACTACATCGCGCAGCGCATCCACCAGAGGCTGTAACTGCACGCCAGTAACGCCAACCCATTGGGCCAAGGTTGAGCGTGGGATGGCCAAACCGGCTCGACCAAAAATCGACTCCTGGCGATAGAGCGGCAAATGGTCGGCGAACTTGGCGATCATCACATGGGCTAGCAGCCCGGCGGTGGGGATGCCCTTGTCGATGACCTGCGCCGGAACCGGCGCCTGGATCAGCGTTTCGCAGTCATCACAAACCCACTTGCCGCGAATGTGACGCTCCACGGTAAACACGCCGGGCGTGTAGTCCAGTTTCTCGCTGACGTCTTCACCGATACGCTTGAGGGCGCAGCCGCATGGGCAGTGAGTGTTGTCCGGTTCGTGATGGATCAGGGTGCGTGGAAACTCCGGCGGCAACGCAGCGCGCTTGGGCTTTTGCTTTGCCTCGGTTGGAGTTGGAGCTGTTTGCAAGGCCTGAAGCTCAGCCTCAATCGCCGCGATATCGGTATCGATCAAGTCATCGAGCAAGCTGGCCTGCTCCGGACTCAACTGCTCGCTACGCTTGGCAAATTTGAAGCGCTTGAGCTGCGCGATCTCGTGGCTCAACTTTTCGATCACCGTTTGACCATGATGGATCCTCTTACCCATGGTCTCGACGGTCTTGCCCATTGTTTCGACTTGTTGGTCCAGCGTCTCGA from Pseudomonas fluorescens encodes the following:
- the tnpC gene encoding IS66 family transposase — translated: MTSLPDLNHLTPEQLRALAAQLMQRVETLDQQVETMGKTVETMGKRIHHGQTVIEKLSHEIAQLKRFKFAKRSEQLSPEQASLLDDLIDTDIAAIEAELQALQTAPTPTEAKQKPKRAALPPEFPRTLIHHEPDNTHCPCGCALKRIGEDVSEKLDYTPGVFTVERHIRGKWVCDDCETLIQAPVPAQVIDKGIPTAGLLAHVMIAKFADHLPLYRQESIFGRAGLAIPRSTLAQWVGVTGVQLQPLVDALRDVVLGQQVIHADETPVQMLMPGSKKTHRSYVWAYATSQLCETAAVVYDFSPSRAGEHARNFLQDWKGKLVCDDFGGYKASFELGVTEIGCMAHARRKFFELHATNKSQLAEQALRYIQLLYEIESEIRDLEPDFRHRIRQEKAVPVMGALHAWMIAQRLLVHDGSAISKALDYSLKRWTALSRYLDDGAVPIDNNWCENQIRPWALGRKNWLFAGSLRSGKRAAAIMSLIQSARLNGHDPYAYLKDVLTRLPTQRASEIAELLPHRWQPV